The proteins below come from a single Ochotona princeps isolate mOchPri1 chromosome 13, mOchPri1.hap1, whole genome shotgun sequence genomic window:
- the CEP55 gene encoding centrosomal protein of 55 kDa, translating into MSSKSPKDLIKSKWGSKPSSSRSETALERFKGEIAALKTSVDEITNGKGKPQDKERQKLLEKVRALEEERGKNVYHLAEKDKEIQRLRDQLKTRCSNSALLEQLEEKTKEGERREQLLKSLSEETDVLKKQLSATTARIAELESQASTFRLSQTVAANSFNSVSNIHEVEMRLQDALEKNQQWLVYDQQREVYVKGLLAKIFELEKKTETAAASLPQQTKKTESEGYLQEEKQKYYNHLLANARKDLEIERQTITQLSLELSEFRRKYEETQKEVQELNQLLCTQRKADVQHLEDDRHKTEKIQRLKEENDIAREKLEEEKKRSEELLTQVQFLYTSLLKQQEEQTRVALLEQQMQACTLDFENEKLDRQNMQHQLHVILKELRKARNQITQLESLKQLHEIAFTEPLAAFQGETESKVKVASPKSPSTALNESLVECPNCSIQYPATEHRDLLVHVEYCSK; encoded by the exons ATGTCATCCAAAAGTCCGAAGGATTTAATTAAAAGTAAGTGGGGCTCAAAGCCCAGTAGCTCCAGATCCGAGACTGCTTTGGAGAGGTTTAAGGGCGAGATTGCAGCCTTGAAGACCTCAGTCGATGAGATCACCAACGGGAAAGGAAAGCCgcaagacaaagagagacagaagcttTTGGAG AAAGTTCGAGCCCTTGAAGAAGAGAGGGGAAAGAATGTTTACCACCtcgcagagaaagacaaagaaatacaGCGACTCAGAGACCAGCTAAAGACCAGATGCAGCAACTCTGCGTTGCTCGAACAGctggaagagaaaacaaaagaaggtGAAAGGAGGGAGCAGTTGTTGAAATCCTTGTCTGAAGAGACAGATGTTTTGAAGAAGCAGTTGTCGGCCACCACAGCAAGAATTGCCGAGCTTGAAAGCCAAGCCAGTACGTTCCGTTTGTCGCAG ACTGTGGCTGCAAACTCCTTCAACTCAGTGAGTAATATTCATGAAGTGGAAATGCGACTACAAGAT GCTCTAGAGAAGAATCAGCAGTGGCTTGTGTATGATCAGCAGCGAGAGGTCTATGTCAAAGGACTGTTAGCAAAGATCTTCGAAttggaaaagaaaactgaaacagctgctgcttccctcccacaGCAGACGAAGAAAACGGAATCAGAAG GTTATCTTCAAGAAGAGAAGCAAAAATATTATAACCATCTTTTAGCAAATGCAAGAAAGGATCTTGAGATTGAACGACAAACTATAACTCAGCTGAGTTTAGAACTAAGTGAATTCCGAAGAAAATATGAGGAAACTCAAAAGGAGGTTCAAGAATTAAATCAGCTGTTGTGTACACAAAGAAAGGCAGATGTCCAACATCTGGAAGATGATAGGCATAAAACAGAGAAGATACAAAGACTCAAGGAAGAGAATGATATTGCAAGAGAAAAActtgaagaagagaagaaaagatctGAAGAACTCTTAACTCAG GTCCAGTTCCTTTACACATCTCTGTTAAAGCAGCAAGAGGAGCAAACGCGGGTAGCTCTGTTGGAACAACAG ATGCAGGCATGTACTCtggattttgaaaatgaaaaacttgATCGTCAAAATATGCAACATCAGTTGCATGTAATTCTTAAGGAGCTCCGAAAAGCAAGAAATCAAATAACGCAGTTGGAATCCTTG aaacagCTTCATGAGATTGCCTTCACAGAGCCATTAGCTGCTTTCCAAGGAGAGACTGAAAGTAAAGTAAAAGTTGCTTCCCCCAAGAGTCCCTCCACCGCGCTCAACGAAAGCCTGGTGGAGTGTCCCAACTGCAGCATCCAGTACCCAGCCACGGAACACCGCGACCTGCTCGTCCATGTTGAGTACTGCTCAAAGTAG